One Fundidesulfovibrio putealis DSM 16056 DNA segment encodes these proteins:
- a CDS encoding amino acid adenylation domain-containing protein, with amino-acid sequence MSLPSDLSLLHETVWHWAERTPEAPAVVGSRGALSYSALALQAGRVARVLQDLGFSRGARAALLMDGSVECCVGMLACLRAGGCYLPLGVGNPPARLAAVIRDAEPEAVMTVSALVPLLVQALELAGVCPKAVIVLDGPPEPGEGGAPALACRMLVPTDFAHAPAPRPCPSIGADLAYILYTSGSTGVPKGVMVRHDNVRAYLGWMARHFGISPADRFSGHASPTFDISVHDIFGAFFNGASVHPLETPAQKAFPGPFIASRGITCWNSVPSVIAMMVRSRQLTPGAFPSLRLAVFAGEPLAPGLAKAWLDALPHCELYNNYGPTETTIVVTAHKVTQVDLGKPVPIGRPTSPTECLILSPGSMLPAGPGLPGRLFVRGAQVSAGYWRRPELTHKAFVPNPLQPDINDILYDTGDLAFRDESGVIHYVGRADNQVKIRGHRIELGDVEAALASLPGVVEAAVLAVAGRDEAELAACVSGPAADVSDAENALLLALSEALPAYMLPHQVYFFDELPKNGNGKTDKKALVLHVEALMREQT; translated from the coding sequence TGAGACGGTATGGCACTGGGCCGAGCGCACCCCCGAAGCGCCCGCCGTGGTGGGGTCGCGCGGGGCGCTCAGCTATTCGGCCCTGGCCCTTCAGGCCGGGCGCGTGGCACGCGTGCTTCAGGACCTGGGATTTTCGCGCGGGGCGAGGGCTGCGCTCCTCATGGACGGCTCCGTGGAGTGCTGTGTGGGCATGCTGGCCTGCCTGCGCGCGGGGGGCTGCTACCTGCCGCTTGGCGTAGGCAACCCGCCAGCCCGTCTGGCTGCGGTCATCCGCGACGCCGAACCCGAGGCGGTGATGACCGTCAGCGCCCTGGTTCCGCTGCTGGTCCAGGCCTTGGAGCTGGCCGGGGTCTGCCCCAAGGCGGTGATCGTGCTGGACGGTCCGCCCGAACCGGGCGAAGGGGGCGCGCCCGCCCTGGCGTGCCGGATGCTCGTCCCGACGGATTTCGCCCATGCGCCAGCGCCCAGGCCGTGTCCGTCCATCGGGGCGGATCTGGCCTACATCCTGTACACCTCCGGCTCCACGGGGGTGCCCAAGGGCGTGATGGTGCGCCACGACAACGTGCGGGCCTATCTGGGCTGGATGGCGCGCCACTTCGGGATCAGTCCGGCCGACCGGTTCTCGGGCCACGCCAGCCCCACCTTCGACATCTCCGTACACGACATCTTCGGGGCCTTTTTCAACGGCGCGTCGGTGCATCCGCTGGAAACTCCGGCCCAGAAGGCCTTTCCCGGCCCGTTCATAGCCTCGCGCGGCATCACCTGCTGGAACTCGGTGCCTTCCGTGATCGCCATGATGGTGCGCTCCCGGCAGCTGACGCCGGGGGCCTTCCCCAGCCTGCGTCTGGCGGTGTTCGCGGGCGAGCCTCTCGCGCCCGGCCTGGCCAAGGCCTGGCTGGACGCCCTGCCGCACTGCGAGCTGTACAACAACTACGGCCCCACCGAGACCACCATCGTGGTCACGGCCCACAAGGTGACGCAGGTGGACCTGGGCAAACCCGTGCCCATCGGCAGGCCGACCTCTCCCACCGAGTGCCTGATTCTGTCGCCGGGGAGCATGCTGCCCGCCGGGCCGGGGCTGCCGGGCAGGCTGTTCGTGCGGGGCGCGCAGGTGAGCGCCGGGTACTGGCGCAGGCCGGAGCTGACGCACAAGGCCTTCGTGCCGAACCCGCTTCAGCCCGACATCAACGACATTCTCTACGATACCGGCGATCTGGCCTTTCGCGACGAATCCGGCGTGATCCATTACGTGGGCCGCGCGGACAATCAGGTGAAGATACGGGGACACCGGATCGAGCTTGGCGACGTGGAAGCCGCACTGGCAAGCTTGCCGGGCGTGGTGGAGGCGGCGGTGCTGGCGGTGGCGGGGCGGGACGAGGCGGAGCTGGCGGCCTGCGTCTCCGGGCCTGCCGCAGACGTGTCCGACGCGGAGAACGCCCTGCTGTTGGCGCTCTCCGAGGCGCTCCCGGCCTACATGCTGCCGCATCAGGTTTATTTCTTCGACGAACTCCCCAAGAACGGCAACGGCAAGACGGACAAAAAAGCCCTGGTTTTGCATGTCGAGGCGCTCATGCGGGAGCAGACATAA